From one Candidatus Woesearchaeota archaeon genomic stretch:
- a CDS encoding abortive infection system antitoxin AbiGi family protein, whose amino-acid sequence MKDSFYIAPMVCFCDIPLGGVKVHLQRYGDYGIGIHKNFCESKNINPVFYIHSHSAFNFILPKPLVKFASVIPYVKRYRGEDLKRKDEVRFYNEREWRYVEKDEVRMLRENRDSVKNICFVLNQKYNKYLRFALNAIEYIIVGRKVELIQMVNFIEKSIEANEQEKKILYTKIIYATRIKNDF is encoded by the coding sequence ATGAAAGATTCTTTCTATATTGCCCCAATGGTTTGTTTTTGCGATATCCCTTTAGGCGGAGTAAAAGTTCATCTACAACGATATGGTGATTATGGAATCGGTATCCACAAAAATTTCTGCGAGAGCAAGAATATAAATCCCGTTTTCTACATTCATAGTCATAGTGCATTCAATTTTATATTACCAAAACCTCTTGTGAAATTCGCTTCAGTTATACCATATGTTAAAAGATACCGAGGGGAAGACCTAAAAAGAAAAGATGAAGTTAGATTTTACAATGAGCGTGAATGGCGTTATGTTGAGAAAGATGAAGTTAGAATGTTAAGGGAGAATAGAGATTCTGTGAAAAATATTTGCTTTGTTCTAAACCAAAAATATAATAAATATTTAAGATTTGCATTAAATGCGATTGAATATATCATTGTCGGACGTAAAGTTGAGCTTATTCAAATGGTTAATTTTATAGAAAAAAGCATAGAGGCAAACGAACAAGAGAAGAAAATATTGTATACGAAAATTATTTATGCAACTAGAATAAAAAATGATTTTTAA
- a CDS encoding RES family NAD+ phosphorylase, translating to MDKKQCPACKEVEQQQLSYKKYIVLVRANNDFISIRDTRYPLGSLPPSGEGRFHRQGQLAYYAASGDVTARAEVYRDPAAQIKPPYAPFQIPAGDYNLLDFRQYLVDHPNSCRQFFSDSGDRGWSNCQVLRDELEVVGCSGTIYSSVANPGGINIAVWPLDGTPLTESFFHKKTD from the coding sequence ATGGATAAAAAGCAATGTCCTGCCTGTAAAGAAGTGGAACAACAACAGCTTTCCTACAAGAAATATATTGTTCTGGTACGGGCCAACAATGATTTCATATCGATTCGAGATACGCGTTATCCCCTCGGTTCCCTTCCGCCATCCGGGGAAGGGCGTTTCCACCGTCAGGGCCAACTGGCCTACTATGCTGCCAGTGGCGATGTTACCGCGCGTGCTGAAGTCTACCGCGACCCCGCAGCACAAATAAAGCCTCCATACGCACCATTCCAGATTCCAGCAGGGGATTATAACCTATTAGATTTTCGCCAGTACCTCGTAGACCATCCGAATAGTTGCCGCCAGTTCTTTTCGGATAGCGGGGATAGAGGTTGGTCAAATTGCCAGGTCTTACGCGACGAACTTGAGGTTGTCGGGTGCAGCGGAACCATCTATAGCAGTGTCGCAAATCCCGGTGGCATCAATATTGCCGTTTGGCCGCTGGATGGAACTCCGCTCACAGAATCGTTTTTCCACAAGAAAACGGATTAA
- a CDS encoding tyrosine-type recombinase/integrase has product MAYDIHNYDRELEKGRDAVKKAAISERNKEIIFEFEKYLIVRNISKARIIKYLGELRRTAIKLGKDLDKANKQDIIDLVCDMQQGGYTEWTKKTNKAVLKRFYKWLKGGDKRYPEEVEWIDTHMPRSKRTLPKTEDLLTQEDISKLIGAANNLRDRALIAMLWESGGRIGEIGNQEVGGISFDKYGGVVTLNGKTGPRAVRLINSASYLANWLSIHPKREDKHAPLWVSIGNNNRNRFISYGMVLQMLKKLFEKTGIKKRFNPHIFRHSRATFLANHLTEFQMNQYFGWVQGSDMPSTYVHLSGKETENALLRLNGIEVPENREEQTQKPRICKRCDTINPALNKFCCRCGAVLDVKTAMEMETEFKEQIDARSKSDNIMNNLVKDPEFQEFLARKLEQYRRDTNGLSNVT; this is encoded by the coding sequence ATGGCATACGACATACATAACTACGACCGAGAATTGGAAAAGGGAAGAGATGCTGTCAAGAAGGCAGCTATATCTGAAAGGAACAAAGAGATTATTTTTGAGTTTGAAAAATATCTTATAGTAAGAAACATCAGTAAAGCGAGAATCATAAAATACCTTGGAGAATTGAGAAGAACAGCAATTAAACTTGGTAAAGATCTTGATAAAGCCAACAAGCAAGACATAATTGATTTAGTGTGCGATATGCAACAAGGAGGCTACACAGAATGGACGAAAAAAACTAATAAGGCTGTTTTGAAAAGATTCTATAAATGGCTTAAAGGCGGTGATAAGCGGTATCCTGAGGAAGTAGAATGGATAGACACCCATATGCCAAGAAGCAAAAGAACATTGCCTAAGACAGAGGATTTGCTGACACAAGAAGACATATCAAAGTTGATTGGGGCAGCCAATAACCTTAGAGATAGGGCTCTTATAGCCATGCTTTGGGAGAGTGGCGGAAGAATAGGCGAAATTGGAAATCAGGAAGTAGGAGGCATTAGTTTTGATAAATATGGTGGAGTTGTTACATTGAATGGCAAGACAGGTCCAAGAGCTGTTAGACTTATCAATTCTGCTTCTTATCTTGCTAACTGGCTCAGCATCCATCCTAAAAGGGAAGACAAACACGCACCATTATGGGTGAGTATAGGGAATAATAATCGTAACAGATTTATAAGTTATGGCATGGTATTGCAGATGTTGAAGAAATTGTTTGAAAAGACTGGGATAAAGAAGAGGTTTAATCCTCATATTTTCCGTCATAGCAGGGCAACCTTCTTGGCAAATCATTTGACAGAATTCCAGATGAACCAGTATTTTGGCTGGGTGCAAGGGTCTGACATGCCCTCTACTTACGTGCATCTTTCTGGCAAGGAAACTGAAAATGCACTGCTGAGACTTAATGGAATTGAAGTGCCTGAGAACAGAGAGGAACAAACACAAAAACCAAGAATCTGCAAAAGATGTGACACAATTAATCCTGCTTTGAATAAGTTCTGTTGCAGATGCGGTGCTGTGCTTGATGTAAAGACTGCTATGGAGATGGAAACTGAGTTTAAGGAACAAATAGACGCCAGGAGCAAATCTGATAATATTATGAACAATCTTGTAAAAGACCCTGAATTTCAGGAATTTCTGGCTAGGAAATTGGAGCAATATAGAAGAGATACGAATGGTTTGTCTAATGTCACCTAA